AAAAATTATATATTCGAAAAGTTCTAAAGAACCTTGGCAATATCGGGAGAgaccattatttttttttactatactttataaattataaattaaattggcaCTATCTAAAATTGATCGGAAATTTGCTATTCTTTTTAGTTACTAAAGTCAACTCATCCCATTATAAAAATAGTAGATtctcggtttttttttttttccaaacatGATATTCTCACTCAAACTTAATTTCATCATTTAGGAAAACTAAACTTCAATATTTGAAGCAACTAAGGAATCAAGTCAATCGGCATAATCAGATTTTATTAAAAGTGAGTTGGGTATAGAATTATTCTCAGTATCTAATTAaagattttaatataattagggAAAAGCTTATATCCAAATAAATATGTTGCGTAAAATTAGTATTCAAACATTCTAATAAGATGGAAACTCAGgtgtgcagtcgacttcacgtgaagttgatagttgagagtcgttaaatgatttgaccgatttgactaaatttttatcaacggctctcaactatcaacttcacgtgaagttgattgCACCTGAGTTTCCGCCTAGCAAGATTTCTATcgctctttttttaattattatcttattattttggGGTAAggatttgtatcaaattttaACTTGTACTCAGATGAGattatgaaaattaatttatggCAAAAAAAAGTGAAAGAACTTTACGATGCACACGGTTGGACAACGTTGACGCCATTTGCGTCGCCTCTGATAATTGTTTCTTCTCTTTCCTTAGAACCATGCTAGGAAACTGTCATCAACCTCCATCattatgtttttaattatttccCAATTTGTTTTATCTGATGtcttcattttgttattttattactattttcaATCTCATGTGATTTTGTGCTACCTCTCATGTAGTCATAGTATCTTCAcgttaatataatattcactATTAATCCATTCTAgaaaaatcaaaaccaaaatttATAACTAGACAAACACGCACACATAATATATAGCCAATAAATTATAGgtcaaataacataatttttttatactcatttaaaaatttacaaattcGAATctcctcttaatttttgaaaaaaaaaaaacatgtacATGAAACATATATTTACAAATTACAAACCAAACAATAGAGTGAAGGAACCTTATACTTGTACCGTTAAcaaagataattatcttttttaatttactatACAGACAAATTTAATGTCATAAAATCCTATGGATAAGTGAGAGTCACACAAACCActgcttctatttttttttttttcactcctTCTTGTTCATGAAGCATGCgtgatatatttatataattatatatgctATTTTCTAGAGCCTCTGATTAATTTACCACTAATATATACATTAAACCAAGAAcgaaccttttttttttcctgttaTATAAGGTTAAACGAGAGGTAGAAGAAACCATTGTTGGTTCCTATAGCTATATATACATACACTCTTCTCATTGGATGAACAGTGTTGTGTGTTTTGGTGCATATTAGAAGAAGATGGAGAACTCAACTAGAGAGGTGTGTTTTAATAATAAAGAAGAGGTGGCAGCAccactactactgaaaaagagtATCAATGAAGGAGTAGTATCATCAGAGAGTGCATTCTTGAAAGAGTTGAAGAGGGTGAGCTCCATGGCGGCACCAATGGTGGCTGTCACGGTGTCTCAGTACCTTCTGCAAGTGGTTTCACTCATGATGGTGGGACACCTTGGCGTTCTTGTTTCCTTCTCTGGAGTTGCCATTGCTTCCTCTTTTGCCGAAGTTACTGGCTTCAGTGTCCTTGTATGtaatctcttcttccttctccatcctcttgcattcttcttttttttgtttcttttgaaatttttgcTTCTACTCCCTCTCTAAAAAGAAAGTATATGTGGCCTTGGGACTCTCTCGTCGTATGAGCTAACTTTTGTGGTGATGGTTTAAGATTCTTTCAAGGTCTTGTAGCTCGTTACAATGTTGAGGCGATGATCCCACTCGAGCAGGATAGAAATGGTGGTTTCTAGTTGTTAGAGAGAGGGAATTAGTTTTGATCAGTTAGTACACGGTATTAAcatgattaattataataatcatTAATTTAATTGCTTGGTTTAATTCTACAGCTAATTTATCCATAACCTATCAGAACCCAGATTAAAATGGGAAACCATAGATTTTTGTAGCTAAGATAATTGATTCTTATTTGGAACATGGAAATCTAAAATTCTATGGGCTAACATGGAAGTGATTTGATGCATAATCCTGTTCCATTAAACTactgtgctattttatcaaacacttggtgtgcatagTGTTCTTGTTGATTAACATAACCATGCTCTTTTCTTTCTGAAAAATTGATCGCAGTTAGGGATGGCTGGTGCATTGGAAACACTATGCGGACAAACGTATGGTGCAGAAGAATTCAGGAAGCTAGGGAACTATACCTCCTGTGCAATCATCACTCTGATCTTGGTTTGTGTTCCAATAACTCTGATGTGGATTTTCACTGATAAAATTCTCATGCTGTTTAGTCAAGACCCTGCGATTTCTCATGCAGCAAGGGCTTACTGCATACACCTGATTCCTGCGCTCTTCGGCTACGCGGTACTTCAGTCCCTTATCCGTTACTTCCAGACTCAGAGTATGATCTTTCCCATGGTCTTCACTTCAATTGCATCTCTCTGTATGCATGTTCCTATTTGTTGGTTTCTCGTCTTTAAATCTGGGATGGGTCACGTTGGTGCCGCGTTAGCCATTGGAATTTCTTATTGGATCAATGTTATCGCTCTTGGTTTCTATATCCAGTATTCTTCGGCTTGTTCAAAAACCAAGATTGTGTTTTCTAGAAACGCTTTGCTTAGCATTGCAGAGTTCTTCCAATATGCTATCCCCTCTGGACTCATGTTTTGGTAAATATTGTTCATGTGACTAACCATTTTGTTTTGCATAccatgtgtttgataaaatgtccttcgtctatttttttgttttttcttcataTCATGAACCAATTTCAATGTTTTCATTTGTGTGTATGTGTTAGTTTTGAATGGTGGTCATTTGAGCTGCTTACGTTGCTTGCTGGACTCTTGCCTAATCCGCAACTCGAAACCTCGGTTCTTTCGGTCTGGTATGTGGAATTCAGTTGCTGAAGTAATATAACTCGAGATTTGATCTTCTCATTTGTATGAAACTCTTGCTTGCAGCCTTAACATAACTACATTGCATTACTTCATTCCTTATGCTGTTGGAGCTTCTGCAAGGTTTGTAATTCCGTTGAATTCATTCTGATTATGTAGCATTGCTCTTATGATGTCACCCAATAATCTGTTAAATTACAaggtatatttaaatatttgcaTGATCTTCAATTTGTTTTTCAGTACAAGAGTTTCAAATGAATTAGGAGCAGGGAACCCAAAGTCGGCTCAAGGGGCGGTTCGAGTGGTTGTGATCATAGGCATTGCAGAGGCATTCATTGTCAGCactttcttcatctttttccgGAACATAGTAGGATATGCTTATAGCAATGATGAGGCAGTTGTGGACTATGTTGCTAGCATGGTTCCCCTTCTTTGCATGTCAGTTAGTGCAGATAGCATAATGGGAACACTTTCTGGTGAGTTTATTTCAATCTTGTTTTGCAGAAAAGAAACTTTGATTCGGATATGCAGCCATATATATAGCTTCAATTGTTTTgtatgtgtgtatatatatacatgcagGGGTTGCAAGAGGTGGAGGATTTCAGCAGATAGGAGCTTATGTAAATCTTGGAGCCTATTATCTTGTTGGGGTTCCTCTAGCATTGTTCTTGGGATTTCATCAACAACTAAAAGCTAAAGGGCTTTGGATGGGAATTATATCAGGTTCATGTGTACAAGTAATCATTCTTGCTGTTGTAACAGCATTAACAGATTGGCAGAAAGAGGTTAGTATTGCTGTTATTGTGACTTATATTTCAATGTATTATTTTGTTCAAGCAAATAGAAACTTAGAtcagaaaaaagaaatttttaatcCTCACGTGATCATTTTCTCATTATAGAAATATTGGGGGAAAAACCTATTTAAAGAATGAAATACatacaaaaacagaaaaaaaatatattctaatataatttttttctaattttaaaaaattacaggcataaagaaaaaaataatgttatcttatatttatttgcaagatttaaatatatatgagtTATCTTCGAATCACGACCTTTATGTTTTGTAGCCACTTTTTTGGACACCATTTTTGTGTGGAATGAAGTTGGTAGTAATAAAAGACAACTAACGCtgaaaaattgtaattttttttttgttattgcaGGCAACAAAAGCAAGGCAGAGAATAGTTGAGAGATCAATTAAAACTCATAATAATGGATTGGTATAAAGTTTTGAGAAAACcggaaagaaataaaagagtgGAAGAGATATTATTCAAGTACTGATagtctcttcttatttttttaattttatcggTTTATTCACTGACTCCTGCAGTgggaaaatagaaaatagagttAGAAATGTATCTTTGTGTGTTTTGCtcttttttctagtttttttttttctcttttttgggTGTGTTAAAGACATTTTTGTTAATG
The Arachis duranensis cultivar V14167 chromosome 5, aradu.V14167.gnm2.J7QH, whole genome shotgun sequence genome window above contains:
- the LOC107489983 gene encoding protein DETOXIFICATION 14 isoform X1, whose product is MENSTREVCFNNKEEVAAPLLLKKSINEGVVSSESAFLKELKRVSSMAAPMVAVTVSQYLLQVVSLMMVGHLGVLVSFSGVAIASSFAEVTGFSVLLGMAGALETLCGQTYGAEEFRKLGNYTSCAIITLILVCVPITLMWIFTDKILMLFSQDPAISHAARAYCIHLIPALFGYAVLQSLIRYFQTQSMIFPMVFTSIASLCMHVPICWFLVFKSGMGHVGAALAIGISYWINVIALGFYIQYSSACSKTKIVFSRNALLSIAEFFQYAIPSGLMFCFEWWSFELLTLLAGLLPNPQLETSVLSVCLNITTLHYFIPYAVGASASTRVSNELGAGNPKSAQGAVRVVVIIGIAEAFIVSTFFIFFRNIVGYAYSNDEAVVDYVASMVPLLCMSVSADSIMGTLSGVARGGGFQQIGAYVNLGAYYLVGVPLALFLGFHQQLKAKGLWMGIISGSCVQVIILAVVTALTDWQKEATKARQRIVERSIKTHNNGLV
- the LOC107489983 gene encoding protein DETOXIFICATION 14 isoform X2 is translated as MRTNVWCRRIQEARELYLLCNHHSDLARAYCIHLIPALFGYAVLQSLIRYFQTQSMIFPMVFTSIASLCMHVPICWFLVFKSGMGHVGAALAIGISYWINVIALGFYIQYSSACSKTKIVFSRNALLSIAEFFQYAIPSGLMFCFEWWSFELLTLLAGLLPNPQLETSVLSVCLNITTLHYFIPYAVGASASTRVSNELGAGNPKSAQGAVRVVVIIGIAEAFIVSTFFIFFRNIVGYAYSNDEAVVDYVASMVPLLCMSVSADSIMGTLSGVARGGGFQQIGAYVNLGAYYLVGVPLALFLGFHQQLKAKGLWMGIISGSCVQVIILAVVTALTDWQKEATKARQRIVERSIKTHNNGLV